GAAAGTCGTCTTGATGTTCTGACTGCTTCTTTGTATCGTAAAAAATTCAAAAAGCTCGGTTGGTCATCCACGACTCGAAAGCAGCGGTGGGAAGCCCGGGGATTCTGGTTGAAGATCCGAAAGGCCAGACGGGCAATATCCCGTAAAGAGCGGGCCCTTGTCAAAGAGGCTTTTGCTGTCCTTAAAGAGCAGGGGCCGCGTAATGCTCTTGATTTCCGGAAAAATGTAATTGCTCCGGCAGAAATATCCTATCGTGAATATGCCCGAATCGATCGTGCTATCATACGAGCCATGTACCGAAACAGGGGACAGGAGCCGGATCGTAATCCCGATGCACGAAATTCAAAAAGCAGGCGATTACCCCCCGGTCTTAATCCGGGTAGCACAGTGCTTACGAAGGTTAAATTTCAATCCGGCAGCGCGGAACTGAAACCCGGCGCCCGGACACAACTGGAGCGTTTTGCCCGGATTCTCGTCGAATATCCTCAGGTGCATGCTGAAATACATGGCTATACCGATAATGTAGGTAATGCTGAACTCAACCGGAACCTCTCCTATAAGCGTGCCCGGAGTGTGGTGAGCTATTTAATAAAAAAAGGTGTCAAGCGTTCCCGCCTCAGGGCCGTGGGAATGGGTGAAAAAAATCCCATCGCCGGTAACGATACCCCTCAGGGGAGGGCAAAAAACCGGCGCGTTGAGCTGATTATTCTCGATTGAACCAGGCACTAACCATATCCCTCCACCACGTTATTCAAATCAGCCGAAGAAATAATCGGTGGGGGCGGAAACACATGTTCCGGTCACTTTTTTTTGTTTTTTGTGCTGAAATCGGGCTGAATTCTTGCTGTTGAGGAGATTTTGAAAATATTTTCACAATATCCGGAAATGGTTGCTTATTATGGATACTGCATCCACCCCGATCAAGCGTGTTGCCACATGGAAAATTCTCCACTGGTGAGGTGAGGGCTGCTTGCTTTTCACGCAGAATATGAAAGATCTTGCTGATACTGAAGAATTGCAGAAAATGAAGGATACAAACAAGAAATAATCACCTGCCAGGTAAAGGACGGCATTCTCTATGCGATGGAAGAAAAGGGACATAATCAAGTACTACAAAGACAACGCATTCGCTTACGGTCTCTGGGGCAAGAACATGCATTATGGTTACTGGGATGAGACGACAAAGACCCAGCGTGAAGCGTCGCTTCGATTCAATGAAGTGGTCGCCGAGACGGCAAAGGTAACAAAGGATGACCATGTTCTCGATGCCGGATGCGGAGTTGGCGGATGCAGTATCTTTCTGGCAACAACATTCGGGTGTCGGGTCACCGGTATTACTATCTGTCCCAATCAGGTGGAACGGGCCCGCAAAAATGCCAAAAAAGCTGGCGTTGCCGATCTCTGCGAATTCCATGAAATGGACTATGAGCATACCCGGTTCGACGATAAATCCTTTTCGGTGGTATGGGGATTCGAAAGCATCTGTTACGCCGAGAGCAAGGCTCAGTTTATCGCAGAGTCATCCCGCGTCCTTAAAAGCAACGGGCGCCTGGTCGTTGCCGACGGTTTTGCATCACGGGAACACTATGAAGGCAAAGACAAGAAGCTCATGCAGCGCTGGCTTGATGGATGGTTTGTCAATCATCTCAATACCCCCGGTCAATTTGCAAATTTTGCAAAGGATTCCGGTTTTAGCATAACCGACTACCGGAATGTGACCAGGCAGGCGTTCAAGACCTCGAAACTGATGTTATACGTTTCGCTCCCTTTCCTTCCTCTTCACCTGCTCGATAAAATCATATTTTTCCAGCATCCCTGCGATGCGCTTTATAATCAGTACTTTGCCATGAAAAAGGGATTGTGGGAATACGGGATTTTTTATGCAGAAAAATGAGAAGAGATGCTGTAACAGACCCCTGCAGTGACTTTGGCACTTCGACAAAGACGGATCATCGCCTTTGGACCTTTGGCCATAGCTATTCCATCATCGCCAGCACAATAGCGGCTACAATCAGGACCGCCCCGATAAGGCGGCGGATAAATACCGTTGTGCTGTGTGATTCGGTGTTTTTGAACCAGGAGCCAAGGAGCCATACGACGAGTACACCCCAGATTGCACGGGAGCTGTAGAGAATATTGATGCGGGTTGCATTGGCCTGGGCAAAGGCGGTGAGGCCCAGTGAGATCCCCAGGGCCTGGACTGCGTTGAGTATCGAGGCAGCAGTGAGCCAGTACCATTGAGTCCGGCTGAGTGCTCCCAGGGATTTATGAAAGAAGGGGAGCATGGTACACGACAGGAGGGCAACCGCCCAGAAGAGCAGGGGAAGGAGCCATCCGAATGACCAGAAGGGGGAGAAGTTCCGCACCACGACATCGCAGAGGGCAAAGGATCCTGCTGAAATGAGGGCAAAGCCGATGGACAGGGCAAATTTACCCCTGTTTTCCTCTCTTTCAGCCCGGGGTGGGCGCATGAGCGCCAGGGCGATGACCACCAGTACGGCGCCGATCCATATCCGGCCGGTGAGTCCGATACCAAAGATAAGCCGGGAAAAGAGCGCAACAAAGAGGGTCTTGGTTCCCAGCACCGGTGTTGCAACGGAAACATCACCATTATAGAGAGCAAAGAAATTGGTCGAAATGCCGCTGAGAAAAAGCACTGCCGCAAGCCCGATCTGCCACCATGCCGCCGGTTCCTGAACCGGCTCCCGCCAGACGAGCATGGGCATATAAAGAATGGCCATCGCCCAGCAGGCAGTAAAACTCATCTGCCACGGATCGATCCGGAGCTGCAAAGAACGCTTGATCGCCATGGCTGTAAAGGCATAGAAAAATCCACTCGCCAACGGCAGAAGGGTCAGTAACATGGATATTTATCCTGATGGTTTATTAGTAAACATGGACAATAATTTGAATCATTTGATGGGTTAAAATAGGTTATTGCAGCGAAAGGAAGAAGCCCGGCATCATTTTCATCGGCTGCAGGGTTCGGCTGAAAGGGTTGAGCACCAGGCCGAGTATTTCAAGGGGTACCACATCCACCATTTTCAAAGGCAGAAGCGTACAGGTTGCAGCGCTATCGACCAGAAAGGTGACAGTATTTTTTTATCTGTTGCGCCGCAAAAGAAATTGCTGCCTTGCTATCATTGGGACAGAACGAGTTTGATGTTCATCGATTGCTGGATTCTTGCGGCTGGCTTGCATTTCCGGATGTGCATGCTGACTTTGATCTTGCTTTGCGCATCTTCTCAGGGCGATTAGGACCGCAAGCGATTCAAAGGAAGAAAACCTATTGTCTATAGACAATGGAAAATTGCTCTATGCGTTGATACTGCGCAGTTTTTCATGTATACTTAACACCAGGAACGTGTCCGTTGTTGGAATACCGGTGCGAAAAGCGGTTAAAAAGCTATCCTTGGTCAGTGATCAGGAGGGTTTGTTTTTTCTAATATTAGTGTCAATGAGCCGATTGACAGTACATTTTTCGAGCAGATATCAGGCGTACTCGAAAATTACCGGGCACGGAATTTGGATTTTAGCGGTCCCGAGTATGCCACCATATTCCAGGGGCGGCATCTGTTCGATCTCAGGGGCAGGAAAATCATCGACAAAATAGAATCCGACAGCCGGCATTTCGCAGGAAGAACTATTTCCAAAGGCTTTTATTTCCTTGGAGCGCCCGACGTCACCCCGGACTCATATACGATCATTCTCCGGCAGGATAATTAAAGAGAGGCCCGGTATCGCATGGGCCAGCGTCTTTTTCTTGTGACAGAAGGCAATGACATACCAACTGTTCCCGTTACTGCACAACACTAACGGATCGATTCTCTGCAGCTCGGTATTCTTTCCGGCAATACCGCGGTATTCCAGTTCAATCCGTTTACGCGCCATAATGTCTTCAAGAACAGTCGAGAATTTTTTGCTGAAATCATCTGTTGTGCCAAACGGGCTGAAAAAATCACCGATTTAAAAGGCATTAAGGACCATAAAAAGATCATTAACTGGTGGATGCATCCGGATAAGAGCGAACGGAATGGCGTTTTTACATTGTGGTGTAAAAAGTTCATAGGGCAGTCAACTGGTCAGGTTAAACTCATTTTTATACTGTTTCTAAACCCTCTATAATGTAATAGTGTCAAGGTGCATTGCATTGTTCTCAAAAAGCCGATCCCGATCATCCAGGACTCTTTTTCCTTGTATTAATAGCGCTTCAATCCGCCATATAATGACGGAATGCGCAGAATATTTACTTTGCCTGGGGAAAAAAGTCAGAGTCAGGATGCCGCCAATAAAAATTGAACCTTTCCGCGTAATAATGCGACTGAGATAGACAGACGCAACCTACCAGACCCTTTAGAAGGAGCGATCAAATGAAAAAAGCCATTCTTTTCACCAATGCGATCTGTTGCTTTTTTGTTGGTGCACATGCAATCGGAATGCAGCATGGATTGTTTCGAAGCCAGTCCACCCAGGGAGCGCCCTGGCAGGGAACTGCAACCATTGTCAACGAACAGTATCATATCACGGTCCATGCGGACTATCTGGACGTGGAACTGGCCTGGACGATTGAAGTTGGAGGAAACGAGCCCGACTCTTTCAAAAACGCACTGGAGATTGTGGGAAATCTTAACCTGGAAGACAAATCGGTTGTGGTGGGAATGGTCACCTGGTACAAGGACATGATACTCAAGGCAAAGCTTAAAACCAATGACGTCGCCAGGGAGCAGTATGAGAATGTCGTGCAGCGAAGCTCGGATGTGCCGCCTCCGCCCCGTGATCCCGTGCTGCTGGAGTGGATCTGGGATGACAACTACGACATCTCAATATTCCCCGTGACATTCGGCCAGACCAGAAGGGTGCGTATTCGCTACCTCATTCCTGCTTACTGCAGCAATGGAGTGAACAAAATCGCCTATCCCCATGCGTTTACCGATCATGCGCAGGTTTTGATCAGGAAAGGCCCCGGAGTCGATTCCTATCGGGTGGAGACACCTTCGGCTCAGAACATTTTCGAAAACCGTTTGTACGAATCACTCTCCGGCGCCGATTATAATTTTGAGGCTCACGGCCTCAGGCACGAAAAGAGAATTTCGCACATTATACCAATTCTTGCCCAGGCGCACGAAGGGTCACTATTCTATGAGGGAGATTTTTCCACCTCAAAATTCAGCGGACAAATGCTTCATGTCACTACAATGAGCGGCCAGGAGGCATTGAAGAAGAGCATTATCGGCCATGACTATGTGATTTTGTGGCGATGGAACCATCCTCAGATACTGGAAAAGTACGCGCGTCAAATTGTGGAGCAGTCCACGCTCCTTCAGGAGTTTCTCGAAAACCTTGATGCGGCGCACATGAGAGCCGCGTTGATTATCGACAAAGAGGGGGGCGAGCGGATTACCTTCTCTCTCGACACAAAAGGAGGCCGTGAATATAACAGGATGATCGCCTGGCTTACCGAACTGAGCAGACGGGAAATCGTTGATCCGCCCATGAGAGATACCCCGCGCACACAGGACATTCCCTTTGATATCCAGCAGGCCTTTCAGGAGTTTCAGAATGCCTTGAAAGCTGCACAAGAGTTGTTTGACACACAACGCACTTCACTCAAACACTTGTTGATTCTCTGCGCCGGCCCCCGACTTGTCACCAGCTCTATTGCAGATCAGACAGTGGAGTGGGACGGGCAGATCGATGTGAGCATGCTGGAATCCTCTGTTTTCAGCAACGGCTCCCCGGCCCCGGATCCCGGATTGTCCACACATCGAGCCTATTGGCCCGGTGTCAATATGAAGCAGTTTCTGCACACGCACCGCGCAGACATTCAGGTCTTTGCCATGGTGGGCAACGGTGTCGACACGAACCGGATCGCCGTAATTGCGGAATCAGAGGGTAGTTCCTACTGTCAGCCTGTCGGCTGCCGTCAGATGCACCTCTACTCAAACCGTCCGATGAATAACCAGATACAATGGAGTGTGTATCGAGGAGACGATTTGATTGCAGAATATACGGAAACACCGCAGATCGTGCCCATGGATGACGGCATGCAATATGCACGGCTTATCGGCTCTTCGCCGCACCTCACGCCCCTTGCTCCGGTCATGCCCTCTTCCATGGCTTCAACGCTCGGATTTGTCGATGAAAAATATTCGCTGGTGGCTCTGGAAGAGGACGCACTTCCCCCCTCTGTTGTCCGCCGTCTCAGAGACAACGGAGTGCCGCTTCTGAACAGCGCGGATATTTTTCCTGCCGCCGACCAGCGTGCGGACATTCCTGTCGCGGAATGGCTTTATGTCAACCCGCCCGAACCGATGACGGAGTATGTGTGCGGATTGAATAGAGAGATAATACCAGTTCCCCTTGGCGCTCCCGTGATGTGGGCGCCCGAGGACGTTGACATATTCGTAGTGCCGGATATGCAGCCCGCTCCGGCCCGGATCGCTCCGCCGCAGGCACCGATAATGTATGCTGTCGATCCCGAAGCCTATGTCGACTACGAGTCCGCACTTTTTGCCGCACCTCCGGCCGCTCACGTGCAAACAGCCGGAGGCTTTGAGTGCTTTATCATCAATAGCAGTCTCGTAATCGAGTCCGGTGCATTATCTTCCGGTACAAAAACTGATTTACAAATAGTCCTCTACGATCTCTCGGGACGTGTTGTGCGCCGATGGAGCTTTGCCGCGAGTTCGTCACGGAACCGGCTGATCGTTCCGCTTGAGAACACAGTGCTCGGTCGGGGCACTTATATTTGTCGCATTACAGGTGCGGACAAGCCGATGAGCCGAAGGTTCGTTACCAGGTAGCGGCAAGGAATACGGCAGAAGGTACTCCACGCTAAAGGCTTGCTATAATTATGTCTATAGACAGAATGGCAACGGCGCTGCATTCAAACAACTTGGTTACATTGTTGAATCATTCGCTATTAATGCTCCCAAAATAGCATGAGCCGGAATGTGAAACTGAAGAATATCAAGCCCGAGGAGGTTTGGGGAGCGCTTGAGGAGATACTCTCGAATTATGAAATAAAGCTTCCAGGAAAGGGGCATGGCAGAGAGGAGAGGAAAACCGGTATGGAAAATCAGAAAAAGGCGTTTCGGCTGCTCTTTGTTTCGTTTTTTACTGTATCTGATATCTTCCGGGTCGACCTTTTATCCGCAGCATGTTTCTTTAAACCGGTCTTCACTTTGGCAGGTTTGGCACGTTTGGCGTGTTTATGGCCGGTTTCGAAGGCAGTTGATATGCCGCTCCTCTAAATTTAGCCGCTTAATACAAACTTTCCTCTTGACAAAGCTAATTGATCAAGTCAAAAATTAAATGGGTTGCCGCTTCCATTCTGCATCCTATTGCTTTCGGCTGCAAACAAAGGAAGATGACTGATAGTGTGTATGTTTCCCGCATACCGGAGCCAGGTGCAAAGATGGGACTTCCAGTGATGCAAGGGGCCGTGGAGCGTGTTCCGGGCATGGGGGAGTGGATTGTTGGGAATGCAGGTGCAATTTACAAAAAAAGGATAGATTATGTCGCAAAAAGAAAATCCGATTTATCATGCGGGATATGACTTCATATCCACCGAACCCGGAAAATATAAATCCAAGAAGTGTAATGTCTGTGGTACGAAATGCAATGTCAAGAGGGATTCAGATGGAGCGACATCATTTGCGGGAGCATGGGCAAGGGCTCGTGGACATGTTTAAAAGAATTTGCAGGATGTTTTTACCTGCCCGAATGCAGGCAAGAAGTGGCATGATAAAACATACAGACTTGCAGAGCAAATGTATGGCACGCAAAGCAAGAAGGTTAAAGCGTTGATTAAGGAAGATCTGGATGAGTCAACTTATGTCATCTATTGCAGCATCACCTCAGAATCAAGATGAGATATTTGAAAATGCAGTTATCACTACTTTAAAATGGATGACCGGGCGTTGTTCCGATCCTGATTCCGGCATTTGTTCCTCTCTATCCAGTCATCATCGGCCCATTCGGTCCGTCGTTTTGCGAATATGCTCGATAACCTGCTTGGCAAGGTCATCATCAATCCCCGCAGCTTCGGCAAGC
The genomic region above belongs to Chitinivibrionales bacterium and contains:
- a CDS encoding OmpA family protein, with amino-acid sequence MQRLHYPFQGSFLRYFLRAWVFFFLLGMTAGAKEDSSTADPQQLLEAVETYVDRAYSNLGKNHIGESRLDVLTASLYRKKFKKLGWSSTTRKQRWEARGFWLKIRKARRAISRKERALVKEAFAVLKEQGPRNALDFRKNVIAPAEISYREYARIDRAIIRAMYRNRGQEPDRNPDARNSKSRRLPPGLNPGSTVLTKVKFQSGSAELKPGARTQLERFARILVEYPQVHAEIHGYTDNVGNAELNRNLSYKRARSVVSYLIKKGVKRSRLRAVGMGEKNPIAGNDTPQGRAKNRRVELIILD
- a CDS encoding methyltransferase domain-containing protein, whose amino-acid sequence is MRWKKRDIIKYYKDNAFAYGLWGKNMHYGYWDETTKTQREASLRFNEVVAETAKVTKDDHVLDAGCGVGGCSIFLATTFGCRVTGITICPNQVERARKNAKKAGVADLCEFHEMDYEHTRFDDKSFSVVWGFESICYAESKAQFIAESSRVLKSNGRLVVADGFASREHYEGKDKKLMQRWLDGWFVNHLNTPGQFANFAKDSGFSITDYRNVTRQAFKTSKLMLYVSLPFLPLHLLDKIIFFQHPCDALYNQYFAMKKGLWEYGIFYAEK
- a CDS encoding EamA family transporter is translated as MLLTLLPLASGFFYAFTAMAIKRSLQLRIDPWQMSFTACWAMAILYMPMLVWREPVQEPAAWWQIGLAAVLFLSGISTNFFALYNGDVSVATPVLGTKTLFVALFSRLIFGIGLTGRIWIGAVLVVIALALMRPPRAEREENRGKFALSIGFALISAGSFALCDVVVRNFSPFWSFGWLLPLLFWAVALLSCTMLPFFHKSLGALSRTQWYWLTAASILNAVQALGISLGLTAFAQANATRINILYSSRAIWGVLVVWLLGSWFKNTESHSTTVFIRRLIGAVLIVAAIVLAMME
- a CDS encoding WYL domain-containing protein, giving the protein MARKRIELEYRGIAGKNTELQRIDPLVLCSNGNSWYVIAFCHKKKTLAHAIPGLSLIILPENDRI
- a CDS encoding T9SS type A sorting domain-containing protein; protein product: MKKAILFTNAICCFFVGAHAIGMQHGLFRSQSTQGAPWQGTATIVNEQYHITVHADYLDVELAWTIEVGGNEPDSFKNALEIVGNLNLEDKSVVVGMVTWYKDMILKAKLKTNDVAREQYENVVQRSSDVPPPPRDPVLLEWIWDDNYDISIFPVTFGQTRRVRIRYLIPAYCSNGVNKIAYPHAFTDHAQVLIRKGPGVDSYRVETPSAQNIFENRLYESLSGADYNFEAHGLRHEKRISHIIPILAQAHEGSLFYEGDFSTSKFSGQMLHVTTMSGQEALKKSIIGHDYVILWRWNHPQILEKYARQIVEQSTLLQEFLENLDAAHMRAALIIDKEGGERITFSLDTKGGREYNRMIAWLTELSRREIVDPPMRDTPRTQDIPFDIQQAFQEFQNALKAAQELFDTQRTSLKHLLILCAGPRLVTSSIADQTVEWDGQIDVSMLESSVFSNGSPAPDPGLSTHRAYWPGVNMKQFLHTHRADIQVFAMVGNGVDTNRIAVIAESEGSSYCQPVGCRQMHLYSNRPMNNQIQWSVYRGDDLIAEYTETPQIVPMDDGMQYARLIGSSPHLTPLAPVMPSSMASTLGFVDEKYSLVALEEDALPPSVVRRLRDNGVPLLNSADIFPAADQRADIPVAEWLYVNPPEPMTEYVCGLNREIIPVPLGAPVMWAPEDVDIFVVPDMQPAPARIAPPQAPIMYAVDPEAYVDYESALFAAPPAAHVQTAGGFECFIINSSLVIESGALSSGTKTDLQIVLYDLSGRVVRRWSFAASSSRNRLIVPLENTVLGRGTYICRITGADKPMSRRFVTR